One part of the Musa acuminata AAA Group cultivar baxijiao chromosome BXJ1-5, Cavendish_Baxijiao_AAA, whole genome shotgun sequence genome encodes these proteins:
- the LOC135675066 gene encoding serine carboxypeptidase 1-like, whose protein sequence is MRFACITLLLVSCSVSLLHVNEANQAEQLIRLTESKRSTWSDQPDPWLDLDAADSASSPVYVGPQNGLRDADKITALPGQPGGVDFDQYAGHVTVDPKKGRALFYYFVESPHRSSSKPLVLWLNGGPGCSSLAYGAMEELGPFRVKSDGKTLERNPYAWNEVANVLFLESPAGVGFSYSNTTTDYDQSGDKRTAEDTFTFLLNWLERFPHYKNRKFFIAGESYAGHYVPQLASLILHRNKLANRTLINLSAIAIGNAYVDEVTNSEARYEFLWSHALISDETFARTRRFCNFSAIINEECNKATAAVAAETGNIDPYNVYAPVCVGSNSSSESGVAMADIDPCSDNYVEAYLNDPEVQKALHANVTKIDGPWSSCTDLPWNDSPTSTLPVMKQLVNSGLRVWLFSGDTDMVCPYKGTFKAIKIMKLPIKNPWRAWYSDKQVGGYVVGYGGLTLVTVKGAGHMVPTYQPERALLMFSSFLRGKLPPAS, encoded by the exons ATGAGGTTTGCATGCATCACGTTGCTTCTCGTCTCCTGCAGTGTCTCGCTGCTCCACGTCAACGAAGCGAATCAGGCTGAGCAACTAATAAGGCTGACTGAATCCAAGAGATCGACATGGTCAGATCAACCTGACCCATGGCTCGATCTCGACGCCGCCGACTCGGCCTCCTCGCCGGTCTACGTCGGCCCTCAGAATGGGCTGAGGGACGCCGATAAGATCACAGCATTGCCGGGGCAACCCGGCGGCGTTGACTTCGATCAGTATGCAGGGCACGTGACGGTTGACCCGAAGAAGGGGAGGGCACTGTTCTACTACTTCGTCGAGTCCCCTCACAGGTCTTCGTCCAAGCCTCTCGTCTTGTGGCTTAATGGAG GGCCAGGGTGCTCCTCTCTGGCATACGGAGCCATGGAAGAACTCGGCCCTTTCAGAGTCAAAAGCGATGGCAAAACGCTCGAAAGAAATCCTTATGCTTGGAATGAAG TGGCCAATGTGCTCTTCTTGGAATCCCCAGCAGGGGTTGGCTTCTCGTACTCGAATACTACCACAGATTATGATCAAAGCGGAGACAAGAGGACCGCGGAAGATACATTCACCTTTCTGCTAAACTGGCTGGAGAGATTCCCCCACTACAAGAATCGCAAGTTCTTCATCGCCGGGGAGAGTTACGCCGGCCACTACGTCCCCCAACTCGCCTCGCTCATACTGCACCGCAACAAGCTCGCCAACCGGACTCTCATCAACCTCAGTGCCATTGCA ATTGGGAACGCTTATGTTGATGAAGTAACCAACAGCGAAGCAAGGTACGAGTTTTTGTGGAGTCACGCACTAATATCCGATGAGACATTTGCTAGAACTCGTCGATTCTGCAACTTCTCTGCCATCATAAACGAAGAGTGCAACAAAGCTACAGCTGCTGTTGCTGCAGAGACCGGAAACATCGATCCTTACAATGTCTATGCTCCCGTTTGCGTTGGCTCCAACAGTTCTTCCGAGTCTGGCGTAGCG ATGGCCGACATAGATCCCTGCTCGGATAATTACGTGGAGGCGTACCTGAACGATCCTGAGGTGCAAAAGGCTCTTCATGCGAATGTTACCAAGATTGATGGACCATGGAGTTCTTGCAC TGATCTCCCTTGGAATGACAGTCCTACGAGCACATTGCCGGTCATGAAGCAGCTCGTCAACAGTGGGTTGAGGGTGTGGCTGTTCAG TGGTGATACCGATATGGTATGCCCGTACAAAGGCACGTTTAAGGCGATCAAAATCATGAAGTTGCCGATCAAGAACCCATGGCGTGCGTGGTATTCCGACAAACAG GTAGGAGGCTATGTCGTTGGTTATGGAGGACTGACGCTTGTTACGGTAAAGGGAGCAGGGCACATGGTTCCGACCTACCAACCTGAGCGAGCATTGTTGATGTTCTCCAGTTTCCTCCGTGGAAAGCTCCCACCAGCTTCCTAA
- the LOC135673116 gene encoding uncharacterized protein LOC135673116, with translation MGSYGGGKREDSRFAWNVFDGVKAFPPPTPEALMDDIDAAISALEYTRSTAALLASSSSKVEEEAAPESEIDQPPGTSSEPVYDKRIADEAYKAACAALAAGKPDAAIRSLHVALASCPPEKTTALAKLRSLLDLASSQQQKQKPQH, from the coding sequence ATGGGCTCGTACGGCGGCGGGAAGAGGGAGGACAGCCGGTTCGCGTGGAACGTCTTCGACGGCGTCAAGGCCTTCCCTCCTCCTACGCCGGAAGCCCTCATGGATGACATCGACGCCGCCATCTCCGCCCTCGAATACACCCGATCTACCGCCGCTCTACtagcctcctcttcttccaaggtggaggaggaggcggcgccaGAATCCGAGATTGATCAGCCTCCCGGCACCTCTTCGGAGCCGGTCTACGACAAGCGGATAGCGGACGAGGCGTACAAGGCGGCGTGCGCCGCCCTAGCCGCCGGGAAGCCCGACGCCGCCATCAGGTCGCTCCACGTGGCTCTCGCCAGCTGTCCTCCGGAAAAGACCACGGCTCTCGCCAAACTCCGCTCCCTCCTCGACCTCGCCTCCTCTCAGCAGCAAAAGCAGAAACCACAGCATTAG
- the LOC135673115 gene encoding cyclin-dependent kinase inhibitor 1-like isoform X2: MEVTQVAGARTRPQRTPVSALVSGCNRRKAAAAAAAAVAAAGVPTSYLCLRRRGLVVTTPGACTRMNAAATSEDSGDSEAPPSSFDTSRKRRGTTRSSELGSTAKTTMRSTADEGAPWEAEIDEFFATAERDASRRFAEKYNYDVIDDVPMEGRYDWARI; encoded by the exons ATGGAAGTGACCCAGGTAGCGGGGGCGCGCACCAGGCCGCAGAGGACCCCTGTTTCCGCCCTCGTCTCCGGCTGCAACAGAAGgaaggccgccgccgccgccgccgccgcggtggCGGCCGCTGGGGTTCCGACGTCTTACCTCTGTCTTCGAAGACGCGGCCTCGTCGTGACCACCCCTGGAGCGTGCACGCGGATGAACGCCGCTGCCACAAGCGAG GACTCCGGGGATTCGGAAGCTCCGCCAAGCTCTTTCGACACCTCAAGAAAAAG GAGGGGGACGACGCGGTCAAGCGAGCTAGGATCGACGGCGAAGACAACGATGAGATCAACGGCGGACGAAGGAGCGCCTTGGGAAGCAGAGATCGATGAGTTCTTCGCGACGGCGGAGAGAGACGCTTCGCGACGGTTCGCCGAGAA GTACAACTACGACGTCATCGACGACGTCCCGATGGAAGGCCGCTACGACTGGGCTCGAATTTAA
- the LOC135673115 gene encoding cyclin-dependent kinase inhibitor 7-like isoform X1, whose protein sequence is MEVTQVAGARTRPQRTPVSALVSGCNRRKAAAAAAAAVAAAGVPTSYLCLRRRGLVVTTPGACTRMNAAATSEVAFEDSGDSEAPPSSFDTSRKRRGTTRSSELGSTAKTTMRSTADEGAPWEAEIDEFFATAERDASRRFAEKYNYDVIDDVPMEGRYDWARI, encoded by the exons ATGGAAGTGACCCAGGTAGCGGGGGCGCGCACCAGGCCGCAGAGGACCCCTGTTTCCGCCCTCGTCTCCGGCTGCAACAGAAGgaaggccgccgccgccgccgccgccgcggtggCGGCCGCTGGGGTTCCGACGTCTTACCTCTGTCTTCGAAGACGCGGCCTCGTCGTGACCACCCCTGGAGCGTGCACGCGGATGAACGCCGCTGCCACAAGCGAGGTCGCCTTCGAG GACTCCGGGGATTCGGAAGCTCCGCCAAGCTCTTTCGACACCTCAAGAAAAAG GAGGGGGACGACGCGGTCAAGCGAGCTAGGATCGACGGCGAAGACAACGATGAGATCAACGGCGGACGAAGGAGCGCCTTGGGAAGCAGAGATCGATGAGTTCTTCGCGACGGCGGAGAGAGACGCTTCGCGACGGTTCGCCGAGAA GTACAACTACGACGTCATCGACGACGTCCCGATGGAAGGCCGCTACGACTGGGCTCGAATTTAA
- the LOC103984024 gene encoding protein MIZU-KUSSEI 1-like, with translation MPSLVESPGMVSLLRHAAEERRSKRGGGGMFRMFKLLPMLTSGCKMVALLGSRPGKAMLADKAIAVTLFGYRRGRISLAIQEDPRSPPFFLIELPMHTSFLHKEIDSGLVKLALESDTRTHRKKLVEEYVWAVYCNGRKSGYSIRRKNVTDEERHVMQLLRGVSMGAGVLPCLSEKDTADGELTYMRGRFERVVGSKDSESFYMINPDGSGEAELSIFLVRLK, from the coding sequence ATGCCGTCGTTGGTAGAGTCGCCAGGAATGGTGTCATTGCTCCGGCATGCTGCCGAGGAGCGGCGGTCCAAGCGGGGGGGCGGTGGGATGTTTCGGATGTTCAAGCTGCTCCCCATGCTGACTTCTGGTTGCAAGATGGTGGCGCTACTGGGCAGCAGGCCGGGCAAGGCGATGCTGGCCGACAAGGCGATCGCCGTCACCTTGTTCGGGTACCGGCGAGGAAGGATCAGCTTGGCGATTCAGGAGGATCCCAGGTCGCCGCCCTTCTTCCTCATAGAGCTGCCCATGCACACCAGCTTCCTCCACAAGGAAATCGACTCCGGCCTGGTGAAGCTGGCACTCGAGAGCGATACCAGGACGCACCGGAAGAAGCTGGTGGAGGAGTACGTGTGGGCGGTGTACTGCAACGGCCGGAAGTCGGGGTACTCGATCAGGAGGAAGAATGTCACCGACGAGGAGCGGCACGTGATGCAGCTGCTGAGGGGGGTGTCGATGGGCGCCGGCGTGTTGCCGTGCCTCTCCGAGAAGGACACAGCCGACGGGGAACTCACGTACATGAGGGGGCGGTTCGAGAGAGTGGTGGGATCCAAGGACTCGGAGTCGTTCTACATGATCAACCCCGACGGCTCCGGCGAGGCGGAGCTGAGCATCTTCCTGGTGAGGCTGAAGTAA
- the LOC135673117 gene encoding uncharacterized protein LOC135673117 yields the protein MACINMFNSDHQSLCGMPAAPRISFSSDFAVEPPATRTPGPPPDPNFEFAVGSHSMIDADQLFFKGRLLPFRDSHQGGPQRITTLREELRANDEDGVQLERPPRGTIKWKELLGLKKSHCSSAGAAASEVVAKKSHKKNEDELPVKPTQELRGHGEANFST from the exons ATGGCATGCATCAACATGTTCAACTCGGATCACCAAAGCCTCTGTGGCATGCCGGCAGCGCCACGCATCTCGTTCTCCAGTGACTTCGCCGTGGAGCCGCCGGCGACGCGCACCCCCGGGCCGCCGCCTGACCCCAACTTCGAGTTCGCGGTGGGCAGCCATTCGATGATCGACGCGGATCAGCTCTTCTTCAAGGGCCGGTTGCTTCCTTTCAGGGACAGCCACCAAGGCGGGCCGCAGCGGATCACCACCTTAAGGGAAGAACTCAGGGCCAACGACGAGGACGGGGTCCAGTTGGAGCGGCCGCCGAGAGGAACCATCAAGTGGAAGGAGCTCCTTGGGCTGAAGAAGTCTCATTGCAGCTCGGCCGGGGCAGCAGCATCGGAGGTGGTGGCAAAGAAGAGCCATAAGAAGAACGAAGACGAGCTTCCCGTCAAGCCTACACAG GAACTACGAGGGCACGGCGAAGCCAATTTTAGTACCTGA
- the LOC135673114 gene encoding BRI1 kinase inhibitor 1-like, protein MDTPQHREERVKDSTEDQASSPPPPPSSAAASPSHEFSFTISFQPPLSSAADTLKNGNRSTPASLVDFAPADDIFLHGHLLPLHLLSHPASPPRPSDITFENMSLPLEHVDSERSLRYHADDHHQHDDTGKNKERAKAKTFSSFFGLGKLRKRYEQNGEKEEDAKKKKKGFDMSRLLKKYASLMEPLFSFKGEKEKSDPHRRPYSFSGHSNRKEQDGWRRRKGQFSAPASTRTSPTNSGLLSATSMTFSSSDNSTMEELQSAIQAAIAHCKNSIASKQR, encoded by the coding sequence ATGGACACACCGCAGCATCgagaggagagggtgaaggattcTACCGAAGACCAGGCTTCTTCTCCTCCGCCTCCACCTTCATCAGCGGCAGCTTCCCCTTCTCACGAgttctccttcaccatctccttccAGCCTCCTTTGAGCTCAGCAGCCGACACCCTCAAGAACGGCAACAGGTCCACGCCCGCTTCCTTGGTCGACTTCGCCCCCGCCGACGACATCTTCCTCCATGGCCACCTCCTCCCCCTCCACCTGCTCTCACACCCGGCCAGCCCTCCCCGCCCCTCCGACATCACCTTCGAGAACATGAGCCTCCCCCTCGAGCACGTCGACAGCGAACGGAGCCTGAGGTACCACGCCGACGATCACCACCAGCACGACGACACCGGCAAGAACAAGGAGCGAGCTAAAGCCAAgaccttctcttccttcttcggcCTCGGGAAGCTGCGGAAAAGGTATGAGCAAAACGGAGAGAAGGAGGAGGacgccaagaagaagaagaaggggttcGACATGAGCCGGCTTCTGAAGAAGTACGCGAGCCTGATGGAGCCGCTGTTCTCCTTCAagggggagaaggagaagagcgACCCCCACCGGAGGCCTTACTCCTTCTCCGGCCACTCCAACCGCAAGGAGCAGGACGGGTGGCGGCGGAGGAAAGGGCAGTTCTCAGCTCCGGCCTCCACCCGGACGTCGCCGACCAACAGCGGCCTCCTCTCTGCCACGTCCATGACGTTCTCTTCCTCCGACAACAGCACGATGGAAGAGTTGCAGAGCGCGATCCAGGCGGCCATAGCACACTGTAAGAACTCCATTGCTTCCAAGCAGAGATGA